The following coding sequences are from one Limnobacter sp. SAORIC-580 window:
- a CDS encoding CPBP family intramembrane glutamic endopeptidase, with product MFNQVRHFELAIIFFVILLGGLLAHQLGYALRLNTAWHAVLFLALAPLLEEYVFRFHLQQWIADRFRAPRFALLASSIIFAMCHIPWIGWVAVGMLIPGLMLGLYWLRFRNLWWNVVLHSAMNAVLALTTWVLDDYFLIR from the coding sequence ATGTTCAACCAAGTGCGCCACTTTGAACTTGCAATCATTTTTTTTGTGATTTTACTGGGTGGCCTTCTGGCCCACCAGTTGGGCTACGCATTACGGTTGAATACAGCCTGGCATGCAGTACTTTTTTTGGCATTGGCACCCTTGCTGGAAGAGTATGTGTTTCGGTTTCACTTGCAGCAATGGATTGCTGATCGCTTTCGTGCTCCCCGATTCGCATTGCTTGCCAGTTCGATTATTTTTGCAATGTGCCACATACCCTGGATAGGATGGGTTGCCGTGGGCATGCTGATACCGGGGCTGATGCTGGGCCTTTACTGGCTACGCTTTAGGAACCTGTGGTGGAATGTGGTACTGCACAGCGCAATGAATGCTGTTTTAGCATTAACGACGTGGGTACTCGATGACTACTTTTTAATAAGGTAA
- a CDS encoding protein phosphatase 2C domain-containing protein — translation MVYSAKWITQKGKLTQENRDYCAVALCGNKAIYVVVDGSTKGSQSGVLACEYSKALADQFVINAGFDTAAQLSALVNALSDKFKTIYPEGRLSFLVLLDAGNAAFYAIHAGDCRLGQVGLGNKIEWLSRPHTLANAVEDISDECLAKHESRHTITRSFRPGRICEVEITPGPMPRQDKLIIATDGYWADLDTEKQAHFTNGVSGIQITPLDDTSCLLLSNSPNTSDCCISIEGDDNFYLIKK, via the coding sequence ATGGTCTACAGCGCAAAATGGATTACACAAAAAGGCAAGTTGACGCAGGAAAATCGAGATTATTGCGCAGTCGCTTTATGCGGCAACAAGGCTATTTACGTCGTAGTTGACGGATCAACGAAAGGAAGCCAAAGCGGTGTATTGGCGTGCGAGTATTCAAAAGCACTGGCTGATCAGTTTGTCATCAACGCTGGGTTCGATACAGCTGCTCAATTGAGTGCTTTGGTCAACGCGCTTTCTGACAAGTTTAAAACTATCTATCCCGAGGGGCGGCTCAGTTTTTTAGTTTTGCTCGACGCTGGGAACGCAGCATTTTATGCGATACATGCTGGCGACTGTCGCCTGGGCCAAGTCGGTTTAGGCAATAAAATTGAATGGCTTAGTCGACCACATACGCTTGCTAATGCGGTGGAGGATATTTCAGATGAATGCCTTGCAAAACACGAAAGTCGCCACACTATTACGAGAAGTTTCAGACCAGGCCGAATTTGCGAAGTAGAAATTACACCCGGCCCTATGCCCAGGCAAGACAAATTGATTATTGCAACAGACGGATATTGGGCAGATTTAGATACCGAAAAACAAGCCCACTTTACGAATGGGGTTTCAGGAATTCAAATTACCCCGCTAGACGACACAAGCTGCTTGCTTTTGTCAAACTCGCCCAATACATCCGATTGCTGTATATCGATTGAGGGGGATGATAACTTTTACCTTATTAAAAAGTAG
- a CDS encoding glycosyltransferase family 2 protein has protein sequence MIATLSTNDTRKIASMKISIITAVYNRAGTLNSSIDSVQSQCYANTEHVLVDGASSDGSVELIQQRMRAHDVFVSERDGGIYDALNKGLKLATGDVIGLVHSDDFLADPHVLRDVAQALSQPGVLGVYGDLQYVSKDDTNKVIRHWESGQYHPSKLKHGWMPPHPTLFLKREVIEQWGGYDTSLRIAADYDAMLRYLHKGQIQLAYIPRVLVKMRVGGESNKSLKKIMQKSREDMTALRNNGVGGFGTLVFKNLSKIKQFF, from the coding sequence ATGATTGCGACATTAAGCACCAACGACACCCGCAAAATTGCGTCTATGAAAATTTCAATTATTACCGCGGTGTACAACCGCGCGGGCACGCTGAACAGCTCGATCGATTCAGTGCAATCGCAGTGCTATGCCAACACCGAACATGTATTAGTTGATGGCGCTTCGAGCGATGGGTCTGTTGAATTGATTCAGCAACGCATGCGCGCGCACGACGTGTTTGTGAGCGAACGCGACGGCGGCATTTACGACGCGCTGAACAAGGGCTTGAAACTGGCCACTGGCGATGTAATTGGCCTGGTGCATTCAGACGACTTTTTAGCCGATCCGCATGTGCTTCGGGACGTGGCGCAGGCCCTAAGCCAACCCGGTGTACTCGGGGTGTATGGCGATTTGCAGTATGTGTCGAAAGACGACACCAACAAAGTGATTCGCCATTGGGAATCGGGCCAATACCACCCCAGCAAACTAAAGCACGGGTGGATGCCACCGCACCCTACCCTGTTTTTAAAGCGCGAAGTAATTGAGCAGTGGGGCGGCTATGACACCAGCCTGCGCATTGCAGCCGATTACGACGCCATGCTGCGCTACCTGCACAAGGGGCAAATTCAATTGGCTTACATTCCACGCGTGTTGGTCAAAATGCGGGTGGGCGGCGAGAGTAACAAGTCGCTTAAGAAAATTATGCAGAAAAGCCGCGAAGACATGACCGCCCTGCGCAACAACGGCGTGGGCGGTTTTGGCACCTTGGTGTTTAAAAACCTGAGCAAGATAAAGCAGTTTTTTTAA
- a CDS encoding type II toxin-antitoxin system HipA family toxin, with protein sequence MSFKPIQKLNVSRTLSTGQQVEVGTLAQNRQGVYFQYHDHYLGRFGNLSPYALNNTLALQQAPAGPHQGLHGVFADSLPDSWGLLLQDRVFRQHGILPNLLTQMDRLAFVGQGAVGALAYAPNSQYAAITQGNVDLCELGQQAQAVFEGQTGEVLQALVVSGNSGGARPKALIYAQPGNWANCSTAPRAGDEAWLVKFTSASLPLGHEEGVCEAVYLQLAEQLQLEPAQHTLVQPGHANREYPWLAFKRFDWVSNQAGPAGRLHMHSACGLLGADFRLPSLDYQTLISATRRLCKSPAAAQLQFRRAVFNLLASNQDDHSKNWAFLQNDQGHWQPAPFYDVTFSPHPHGEHSTAFAGFGKAPPLKAVQGLAAAAGFANWGEARQIVEHTVHALAQFETLAKAVGLSQETSALIAKQLDETRKANQGLLARS encoded by the coding sequence ATGAGTTTTAAACCCATCCAAAAACTGAATGTAAGCCGCACCCTGTCAACTGGCCAGCAAGTAGAAGTGGGCACGCTGGCGCAAAACAGGCAAGGCGTTTACTTTCAGTACCATGACCATTACCTGGGTCGTTTCGGCAATTTGTCGCCTTACGCGCTGAATAACACATTGGCCCTTCAGCAAGCCCCAGCAGGCCCCCACCAAGGCCTGCATGGTGTGTTTGCAGATAGCCTGCCCGATAGCTGGGGGCTGTTGCTTCAAGACCGCGTGTTTCGCCAGCATGGCATACTGCCCAACCTGCTCACGCAAATGGACCGCCTGGCCTTTGTGGGGCAGGGTGCAGTGGGTGCCTTGGCGTACGCCCCCAATTCACAATATGCAGCTATAACGCAGGGCAATGTTGACCTTTGCGAATTGGGTCAACAAGCCCAAGCCGTGTTCGAGGGGCAAACCGGGGAGGTGCTGCAAGCCTTGGTGGTCAGCGGAAATTCGGGTGGTGCAAGGCCCAAGGCCTTGATATATGCGCAACCCGGCAACTGGGCCAACTGCAGCACGGCACCCAGGGCGGGCGATGAAGCCTGGTTGGTTAAATTTACTTCCGCAAGTTTGCCCTTGGGCCACGAGGAAGGTGTTTGCGAAGCGGTGTACTTGCAGCTTGCCGAGCAACTTCAGCTTGAGCCGGCACAACACACCTTGGTTCAACCTGGCCATGCCAATCGTGAGTACCCTTGGCTGGCTTTCAAGCGTTTTGACTGGGTTTCCAATCAAGCAGGCCCCGCCGGCCGCTTGCACATGCACAGTGCTTGTGGCCTGTTGGGTGCAGACTTTCGCTTGCCCAGTCTGGATTACCAAACGCTAATTTCAGCAACCCGGCGCTTGTGTAAATCGCCTGCGGCAGCTCAGCTTCAATTTCGGCGCGCTGTGTTCAATTTGCTGGCGAGCAATCAAGACGACCACAGCAAAAACTGGGCGTTTTTGCAGAACGACCAAGGCCACTGGCAGCCTGCACCTTTTTACGATGTCACCTTTAGCCCCCACCCCCACGGTGAGCACAGCACGGCATTTGCAGGTTTTGGCAAAGCGCCGCCGTTGAAGGCCGTTCAGGGCCTGGCAGCTGCAGCAGGTTTTGCGAATTGGGGCGAAGCTAGGCAAATTGTTGAACACACCGTTCATGCCCTTGCTCAGTTTGAAACCTTGGCCAAGGCGGTAGGTTTAAGCCAAGAAACCAGCGCCTTAATCGCCAAGCAGTTAGACGAAACCAGAAAGGCAAATCAAGGCTTGCTCGCGCGCAGTTAA
- a CDS encoding XRE family transcriptional regulator: MNISLSTETNLQNQLAQHLQRLRKQQKLSRQALEKISTVPAPTIKKFETTGQISLRQFLLLWECLDNIDRLAMLLNQRHNNTLAHPTTIEQVLADEF, translated from the coding sequence ATGAATATCAGTTTGTCTACTGAAACCAACCTGCAAAATCAGCTGGCCCAGCACCTTCAGCGGCTACGCAAGCAGCAAAAGCTGTCTCGTCAGGCATTGGAAAAAATTAGCACTGTGCCAGCGCCCACCATCAAAAAGTTTGAAACCACCGGCCAGATATCGCTACGCCAGTTTTTGCTGCTTTGGGAGTGCTTGGACAACATAGACCGCCTGGCTATGCTGCTTAACCAGCGGCACAACAACACCTTAGCCCACCCAACAACCATCGAACAGGTGCTGGCCGATGAGTTTTAA
- a CDS encoding MraY family glycosyltransferase — protein MQTAAALSLNWPSAMVGLSCSFLVALFIVLTKKWHGRLTLDAPQGIQKFHTIPTPRIGGIALAVGLIAAWSFLPVGSNRQHLLGLLLLGALPAFAFGLAEDITKRISVKARLLATIASGLIAALLTGYWVSFVNVPGVDLLLALAPIGLIFTAFAVGGIANSVNIVDGFHGLAGGVVVLMLLTLATIAWRVDDFVIIQLALLGVSVTLGFLFINYPKGHLFLGDAGAYFLGYYVAMLAVMLAMRNPIDVSPWAMLLVCGYPVIETLFSVYRRTTRKRRHNPGTPDASHLHSLVYRRVVSRKLLPYAPAWQRNAATSPLMWIYAAVPMLGAVFWPESLGMVLAWLGFSVVAYVRLYRRMLVLGIFFRRRAH, from the coding sequence ATGCAAACAGCAGCGGCACTAAGCTTGAACTGGCCTTCGGCCATGGTAGGGCTGTCATGTAGCTTTCTAGTGGCCTTGTTTATTGTGTTAACTAAAAAATGGCATGGCCGCCTTACACTCGATGCCCCGCAGGGCATCCAGAAATTTCACACCATTCCAACGCCCCGCATCGGCGGTATAGCGCTGGCCGTGGGTTTAATTGCGGCTTGGTCTTTCCTGCCGGTGGGCAGCAACCGCCAACACCTGCTAGGCCTGCTGTTATTGGGTGCATTGCCGGCCTTTGCTTTTGGCCTGGCCGAAGACATTACCAAACGCATCAGCGTGAAAGCCCGCCTTCTGGCTACCATTGCCAGCGGTTTAATCGCCGCACTGCTTACCGGCTACTGGGTCAGTTTTGTGAATGTACCGGGCGTAGACCTGTTGCTGGCACTTGCCCCAATCGGCCTTATATTCACCGCCTTTGCAGTAGGTGGCATTGCCAACAGTGTGAATATTGTGGACGGGTTCCATGGCCTGGCCGGCGGCGTGGTGGTGCTTATGTTGCTTACGCTGGCCACCATTGCCTGGCGGGTCGACGACTTTGTCATTATTCAGCTGGCGCTACTGGGTGTGTCGGTTACCTTGGGTTTTTTGTTCATCAACTACCCCAAAGGCCACTTGTTCCTAGGCGATGCTGGTGCCTACTTCCTTGGCTACTACGTGGCCATGCTGGCTGTTATGCTGGCCATGCGCAACCCCATCGACGTAAGCCCTTGGGCCATGCTGCTGGTGTGTGGTTACCCGGTTATTGAAACGCTTTTTAGCGTGTACCGCCGCACCACCCGCAAACGCAGGCACAACCCTGGCACTCCCGATGCAAGCCACCTGCACAGCCTTGTGTACCGCCGCGTGGTAAGCCGCAAGTTATTGCCTTATGCGCCTGCCTGGCAGCGCAATGCCGCTACTTCGCCGCTCATGTGGATTTACGCCGCAGTGCCCATGCTGGGCGCCGTGTTCTGGCCTGAAAGCCTGGGCATGGTGTTGGCATGGCTGGGCTTCAGCGTAGTGGCTTATGTGCGCTTGTACCGCCGCATGCTGGTGCTGGGTATTTTCTTTCGCAGGCGTGCCCACTAA
- a CDS encoding type II toxin-antitoxin system PemK/MazF family toxin, with protein MRGDFVTIATQGDFGKPRPALVIQSNLFQEHATLTVLPVTGTLVSAPLLRVTVHPTSENGLQKVSQIMIDKAITVKQEKVGPAFGRLDATGLIEIERALAVFLGIAK; from the coding sequence ATGAGAGGTGATTTCGTAACAATCGCAACGCAGGGCGATTTTGGTAAACCTCGCCCTGCATTGGTTATTCAATCCAACTTGTTCCAAGAGCACGCCACATTAACAGTATTGCCGGTAACCGGTACGCTCGTTTCTGCGCCTCTGCTGCGTGTCACAGTGCACCCCACTTCCGAGAATGGGTTGCAAAAAGTATCCCAGATCATGATTGATAAAGCGATCACAGTGAAACAAGAAAAGGTCGGCCCCGCCTTTGGGCGCCTTGATGCAACCGGGCTTATTGAGATTGAACGCGCCCTGGCGGTATTCCTTGGCATTGCAAAATAA
- a CDS encoding antitoxin MazE family protein, with protein sequence MANSNVNSRVQKHRNSLRSAGLRPIQIWVPDTRKPGFADECARQSSVVAQSDATDQAIEHLLNESARDIDGWTD encoded by the coding sequence ATGGCAAATAGCAATGTAAATTCTCGTGTGCAAAAGCATCGCAATTCCTTGCGTTCGGCCGGGTTACGACCAATTCAAATTTGGGTGCCTGATACCCGTAAACCGGGTTTCGCCGACGAATGTGCGCGCCAATCAAGTGTTGTTGCGCAGAGTGATGCTACAGATCAAGCGATTGAGCACTTGTTAAACGAGTCGGCACGGGACATCGATGGTTGGACTGATTAA
- a CDS encoding lipase family protein: MNELNPGQIFQLSKNAYTTKKGDSVLLRRELDIELPFVNIDSLRIITATSGLITPVSSGFGFMAQLNGGRSREIVIATRGTTHCREDYGTDINAIPTLGPTGHAIHKGFGTTFKSYVQQLNEFIRQQNLGFKPTAVHCMGHSLGGALANLNAAACAELGLNSYLYTVAAPRVGMVPYAEHLSKKMKAAHVYRVANEADVVTMLPTYPFVHSPYVHGTYLFEGGMLKINPMQHKLAIGYSSMVNGSWKQMQSLTQGKQQQLENSLYPANNKEAGQFEQLAKMPGAMFSGRLLKLINKAIHDMLSRLGAQSLLSVGHYGTGAFTVLDQMAEILARYAQASHKQAKEVAGMLNAVMAYLGRATHTVADASVVTIRWVFNLLHLSVNTMAKQAIQLVGR; this comes from the coding sequence ATGAATGAGCTTAATCCTGGTCAAATTTTTCAACTTTCCAAGAATGCATACACGACGAAGAAAGGGGATTCTGTATTGCTTAGGAGAGAGTTGGATATCGAGTTGCCTTTCGTAAATATTGATAGTTTGCGAATCATCACCGCCACCTCCGGCCTCATCACCCCCGTCTCCAGCGGCTTCGGTTTCATGGCCCAACTCAACGGTGGTCGCTCCCGCGAAATCGTCATCGCTACCCGTGGAACTACGCACTGCCGTGAAGACTACGGCACCGACATCAACGCAATCCCCACTCTCGGCCCCACAGGCCACGCCATTCACAAAGGCTTTGGCACCACCTTCAAAAGCTACGTTCAGCAACTCAATGAATTCATCCGGCAACAAAATCTGGGTTTCAAACCCACCGCAGTGCACTGCATGGGCCACAGCCTGGGCGGCGCGCTAGCCAACCTCAATGCGGCGGCCTGCGCTGAACTGGGCCTGAATTCTTACCTGTACACGGTGGCCGCTCCCCGCGTGGGCATGGTGCCGTATGCCGAGCACCTCAGTAAAAAAATGAAAGCCGCCCATGTGTACCGCGTGGCCAATGAAGCCGATGTCGTCACTATGCTGCCCACTTATCCGTTTGTGCACTCGCCCTATGTGCACGGCACCTACTTGTTCGAAGGCGGCATGCTGAAAATCAACCCTATGCAGCACAAGCTTGCCATTGGCTACAGCAGTATGGTCAACGGCAGCTGGAAGCAAATGCAAAGCCTTACACAAGGCAAACAACAGCAGCTGGAAAACTCCCTGTACCCCGCCAACAACAAGGAAGCAGGGCAGTTTGAACAACTCGCCAAAATGCCTGGGGCCATGTTCAGTGGGCGTTTGCTTAAACTGATCAACAAAGCCATTCACGACATGCTTTCTCGCCTAGGGGCACAAAGCCTTCTCAGTGTGGGCCATTACGGCACAGGCGCATTCACGGTGCTCGATCAAATGGCCGAAATACTCGCCCGCTACGCCCAAGCCAGCCACAAACAGGCCAAAGAGGTAGCGGGCATGCTCAACGCCGTCATGGCTTACCTGGGGCGCGCAACTCACACTGTGGCCGATGCCTCAGTGGTCACCATTCGCTGGGTGTTCAACCTGCTGCACCTGTCGGTCAATACCATGGCCAAACAGGCCATTCAACTGGTTGGAAGGTGA